From Echinicola soli, a single genomic window includes:
- a CDS encoding 6-bladed beta-propeller — MMISYIILYGMLSWSLLSCGSGGDSSPVVCGDGCHQVDVEFGGKTVFSDILDSVFYVQLETTEESLIGKISKALVADSVIYIMDKRLAERVFAFDMEGKYLFAVGEKGAGPGMYRSVKDICVDRKKGILYVLDGKRYKLLEYSLDGKFIRERVHFKNLGVREVEVYRDGFIVYTGNSCFRNCGSVYITDGQGNISREVLPSDDRLPDHQAVSNNLFALNGEEGLIAPIYRNTIYKYGPEGIRPHVVLNFGDKSMDRERLSRYKDEMKAYIDIAEEMFTHIRCLQSDNSGNLFLTVPLEYALQSGIYNVNRSGKLSMSASNFSRTLDGSFIFEPIGAMGDFIINPIESGRLFKLKTKWMSEEGRNVFDREEVKQVSSPQMRTVLKSVKATDNPVLQFFSMDLSNQRAQETEHGTVGAQGE; from the coding sequence ATGATGATTTCCTATATTATCCTTTACGGGATGCTGTCCTGGTCATTGCTGTCATGCGGAAGTGGCGGGGACAGCAGCCCTGTAGTATGCGGGGACGGCTGCCATCAAGTGGATGTGGAGTTTGGCGGGAAGACAGTCTTTTCCGATATATTGGATTCGGTGTTTTACGTACAGCTGGAGACCACGGAGGAAAGCCTTATCGGCAAAATATCAAAGGCCCTGGTGGCGGACAGCGTCATCTATATAATGGACAAGCGCCTTGCGGAAAGGGTCTTTGCCTTCGACATGGAGGGCAAATACCTGTTTGCGGTAGGGGAAAAGGGCGCCGGTCCGGGAATGTACCGTTCCGTCAAGGATATCTGCGTGGACCGCAAAAAAGGGATACTGTACGTTTTGGACGGCAAACGTTATAAACTGTTGGAGTATTCGCTGGACGGAAAGTTTATCCGTGAAAGGGTGCATTTCAAAAACCTGGGCGTCCGTGAGGTGGAGGTCTACAGGGACGGTTTTATTGTGTACACGGGAAATTCCTGTTTCAGGAACTGTGGTTCCGTCTATATTACGGATGGACAGGGGAATATTTCGCGGGAAGTTTTGCCTTCGGACGACCGGCTTCCGGACCATCAGGCGGTGAGCAATAATCTTTTTGCCCTCAACGGGGAAGAAGGCCTGATCGCGCCCATATACAGGAATACGATATACAAATACGGACCGGAGGGCATCCGTCCCCATGTGGTGCTGAATTTTGGCGATAAAAGCATGGACAGGGAGAGATTAAGCAGGTACAAGGATGAAATGAAAGCTTACATTGATATAGCAGAAGAGATGTTTACCCATATACGGTGCCTGCAGTCGGACAATTCCGGGAACCTGTTTCTGACGGTCCCCTTGGAATATGCGCTTCAGTCAGGGATATATAATGTAAACCGATCTGGAAAACTATCCATGTCTGCATCAAACTTTTCCCGAACGTTGGATGGAAGTTTTATATTTGAACCGATCGGGGCAATGGGTGATTTTATCATCAACCCGATCGAAAGCGGTCGCTTGTTTAAATTAAAGACAAAATGGATGTCAGAGGAGGGGAGGAATGTCTTCGACAGAGAAGAGGTGAAACAAGTGTCGAGCCCCCAAATGAGAACGGTGCTTAAATCGGTCAAGGCCACTGACAACCCCGTCCTCCAGTTTTTTTCCATGGATCTCAGTAACCAGCGTGCACAAGAAACAGAACACGGCACGGTCGGTGCACAGGGGGAATGA
- a CDS encoding glycoside hydrolase family protein → MINYLHLNFYFSDHLGLIDGKSSTVIYFSVIKNEFYSEEISFLFLEELLGQINQGVSLNYGNGMAGIGSLINYLHQKDLLAESPFELFSVPEDTLLKVLFGARCHEITLSQGLPGIGMYFLFRLKDKGLPEDSFQAMRYKEAIIATIDQLDHLLKTKSTGELDQYDLSIWHGWSGIYLYLLQVGQLGYIKERILGMAHQIRQMMIGRYLKSIS, encoded by the coding sequence ATGATAAACTATCTTCATCTTAATTTTTATTTCTCTGATCACTTAGGTTTGATAGATGGAAAAAGTTCGACCGTTATTTACTTTTCCGTTATCAAAAACGAATTTTATTCAGAAGAAATCTCATTTTTATTTTTAGAAGAGCTCTTAGGTCAAATAAATCAGGGTGTTTCACTGAATTATGGAAATGGAATGGCCGGAATTGGCAGTCTTATCAATTACCTGCATCAGAAAGACCTATTGGCAGAAAGCCCATTTGAGCTATTTTCAGTGCCTGAAGATACCTTGCTGAAAGTGCTTTTTGGAGCCCGGTGTCATGAGATTACGCTTTCGCAGGGACTGCCCGGGATAGGGATGTATTTTCTGTTCCGTCTTAAGGATAAAGGACTTCCGGAAGATTCCTTTCAGGCCATGCGGTATAAGGAAGCGATCATCGCGACCATCGATCAGTTGGATCACCTTCTCAAGACCAAGTCAACGGGGGAATTAGATCAGTATGACTTGAGTATTTGGCATGGATGGAGTGGGATTTACTTGTATCTGCTGCAAGTGGGACAGTTGGGATATATAAAGGAGAGAATACTCGGAATGGCCCATCAGATACGGCAGATGATGATAGGAAGATATTTGAAAAGCATAAGTTGA
- a CDS encoding DUF4221 family protein, whose amino-acid sequence MIYIFMRNSFFLVLLFLTISCKRKTQEGFGGIDIEGDDVLNKTGSFSLHLDEFASYEIFSHQVVPERKKEKLYVLNKQNRSLDIYDLELGQLEKRIEIPSEGPGGITNPYGFFVHNRDSIFVFVQGTFKNTQLLNAQGELTRTFTPENIGDFRFGLINHASVPSTPSYYMAGKIYFGEYGLYSSNDPENFNRSVKMAGEYDLLSGKVEMYRGFGFPASYLGRAWNEYHSVYSRVLNKDREWAVSWSGLDSILVYDSDYRLVESRVAKSNYLSSFSPPKKGETLRIAIEEGGYIRLLYSPYLNCYYRIVRHGREFDAKYDRDVNAFDRSDFSIIKLDSSLNVISETKFHGGVYNLFCVFVSNRGLCLPRNSYWNPDLKEELLKIDVFH is encoded by the coding sequence ATGATTTATATATTTATGCGAAACAGTTTTTTTTTGGTACTATTATTTCTAACAATATCGTGTAAACGGAAGACACAAGAAGGGTTTGGGGGAATTGATATTGAAGGAGATGACGTTCTAAATAAAACAGGGAGTTTTAGTCTCCATTTGGATGAATTTGCAAGCTATGAAATTTTCAGTCACCAAGTTGTCCCTGAGAGAAAGAAAGAGAAGCTTTATGTGTTGAACAAGCAAAACAGATCGCTGGACATTTATGATTTAGAACTTGGTCAATTGGAAAAGAGGATAGAGATACCTTCCGAAGGCCCCGGTGGGATAACAAACCCTTATGGTTTTTTTGTTCATAATAGAGACTCGATCTTTGTTTTTGTCCAAGGTACCTTTAAAAACACTCAATTATTGAATGCTCAGGGGGAACTAACAAGGACTTTCACTCCGGAAAATATTGGGGATTTTAGGTTTGGTTTGATTAATCATGCTTCTGTCCCCAGTACTCCCAGCTATTATATGGCCGGAAAAATATATTTTGGAGAGTATGGCCTTTATTCTTCCAATGACCCGGAGAATTTTAACCGCTCAGTCAAAATGGCCGGGGAATATGACCTGCTATCCGGAAAGGTTGAAATGTACCGCGGATTTGGCTTTCCGGCAAGCTATCTGGGGAGGGCATGGAACGAATATCATTCGGTGTATTCCAGGGTACTGAACAAAGACCGGGAATGGGCAGTGTCTTGGTCTGGTTTGGATTCTATATTGGTTTATGATTCGGATTATCGGCTTGTGGAGTCCCGAGTAGCAAAAAGCAACTACTTAAGCAGCTTCTCCCCTCCAAAAAAAGGAGAGACTTTAAGAATTGCAATTGAAGAAGGCGGGTATATCCGTTTACTTTATAGCCCCTATTTGAACTGTTATTACCGGATAGTGAGACACGGAAGGGAGTTCGACGCCAAATATGATAGAGATGTTAATGCCTTTGATCGGTCTGATTTCAGTATTATAAAGCTGGACAGTTCTCTTAATGTGATTTCTGAAACAAAATTTCACGGGGGTGTATATAATTTGTTTTGTGTGTTTGTTTCCAATAGGGGCCTGTGTTTGCCCAGGAATAGTTATTGGAATCCTGATCTTAAAGAAGAACTGTTGAAAATCGATGTGTTCCACTGA
- a CDS encoding LytTR family DNA-binding domain-containing protein: MNTQDFLILKNESNLVRIELEHIVYLTIKDYILTCATVCGERFKCSNSLKAVEGGLPPHFVRINRNTVINTDCARVLCSKKRTVVMKDQSAHHVAYRRMGEVKTFFG; the protein is encoded by the coding sequence ATGAATACCCAAGATTTCTTAATTCTAAAGAACGAAAGTAATTTAGTAAGAATTGAACTTGAGCATATCGTTTATCTTACTATTAAGGATTATATTTTGACTTGTGCGACAGTATGCGGCGAGCGATTTAAGTGCAGTAATTCCCTAAAAGCAGTAGAGGGTGGCCTTCCTCCCCATTTTGTCAGAATTAACCGCAATACCGTTATTAATACTGATTGTGCCCGGGTGCTCTGTTCAAAAAAACGAACGGTAGTAATGAAAGACCAATCAGCGCATCATGTGGCATACAGACGGATGGGGGAAGTGAAAACGTTTTTTGGATGA
- a CDS encoding DUF1573 domain-containing protein yields MKPNKTDIWIVVVSLVMGGAMGLYYDDIKRLYRSKDTSNPYTVIGVLEKEIDLGTIAQGQEAKAFFGLVNKGDEPLVISRVETTCHCTQGAFQLLPTASGDTAFVEVVYDKHAPGFFYQDVRIHGNFEKSPLVVGFMGRVEFEQGNGK; encoded by the coding sequence ATGAAGCCAAATAAAACGGATATCTGGATCGTAGTAGTGAGCTTGGTGATGGGCGGGGCCATGGGGCTTTATTATGATGACATAAAAAGGTTGTATCGGAGCAAGGATACCTCGAACCCCTACACGGTCATTGGGGTACTGGAAAAAGAGATAGACTTGGGGACAATCGCACAGGGTCAGGAAGCGAAGGCCTTCTTTGGACTGGTAAACAAAGGGGATGAGCCGTTAGTAATTAGCAGGGTGGAAACTACCTGTCACTGTACCCAAGGGGCATTTCAGCTATTGCCCACAGCGTCTGGGGATACGGCGTTTGTCGAGGTGGTGTATGACAAGCATGCTCCCGGTTTTTTTTACCAGGATGTCCGTATTCACGGGAATTTTGAAAAGTCCCCGTTAGTAGTAGGTTTTATGGGGCGTGTCGAATTTGAGCAAGGCAATGGCAAGTAA
- the istB gene encoding IS21-like element helper ATPase IstB, which translates to MNQIEAQMTRLKLHGMSKTWTALKETRKTQNLTLTEGLEMMLQAEEQERDNRRFRRLESNAGFRYKASLEELKLDKTRGLDDMVLASLSTGDYITKGESVLITGATGCGKSYLASALGHQACIQGFKAAYFNTQKLMLKTKMVRLEGTAIKFFDKLAKADLLIMDDFGLTHLEKQHQMDFMELIEDRHGKKSTIIASQLPVSSWYEVIGEETIADAILDRLVHSSYRIELKGESLRKKM; encoded by the coding sequence ATGAATCAGATCGAAGCACAAATGACCAGGCTTAAACTGCACGGCATGTCCAAAACATGGACAGCCCTGAAGGAAACCCGCAAAACCCAAAACCTCACGTTGACAGAAGGCCTTGAGATGATGCTCCAGGCCGAGGAGCAGGAAAGGGACAACAGGAGGTTCAGAAGGCTGGAGTCCAATGCCGGATTCAGGTATAAGGCCTCCCTGGAAGAACTCAAGCTTGATAAAACCAGGGGGTTGGACGATATGGTGCTGGCATCCCTGTCCACCGGAGACTACATCACCAAAGGGGAATCGGTGCTGATAACAGGGGCCACCGGCTGTGGTAAAAGTTACCTCGCATCCGCACTGGGACACCAGGCCTGTATCCAAGGGTTCAAGGCCGCCTATTTTAATACCCAGAAACTGATGCTCAAAACCAAGATGGTAAGGCTGGAAGGCACCGCTATCAAGTTCTTTGACAAGTTGGCAAAAGCCGACCTGCTCATCATGGATGATTTTGGGCTCACACATCTGGAAAAACAGCATCAGATGGACTTTATGGAGCTCATTGAGGACCGGCACGGGAAGAAATCCACCATCATCGCAAGCCAATTGCCCGTATCCAGCTGGTATGAGGTGATTGGAGAAGAAACAATTGCCGACGCTATTCTTGACAGATTGGTACACTCATCATACAGAATCGAACTTAAAGGTGAAAGTCTAAGAAAAAAAATGTAA
- the istA gene encoding IS21 family transposase yields MSQIKQLIILNKQGKGIKTIARMLGMSKNTVKAYLVKLEKLLGQTGTSLTIDDLLALEEPEIHSRFHPGNPSYKDPRYDHFKMRLEYFRKELKRTGVTRALLWEEYRQSHPDGYSYSQFCHHLDQHDLARSKPTMVLDHQPGEKLYIDFAGKTIDYIDRETGEVISCQFFVACLPCSDYAFAMAVPSQRIADFLHALACCLEHLGGVPSLLVPDNLKSAVNKADKYEPDINRALEDFANHYGTAVLPARVRKPQDKALVENQVNMLYSRVYAKLRNMQFFDLYALNQAIKMRIRAHNQTRMQRKPYCREEKFLADEKPLLGKLPEDRFELRYHALLTVAKNNHVYLARDKQYYSVPYTLIGKKVKVVYTRSMFYVYHEGKKVAVHARSTKGGYSTVEDHLCSQHRHYRDRSPEYYRELARKKSAVLYQYVSLLFEQNRYPEQLYRTCDGLLALSRKSDPDTFDRACKIAMDHQVYSYGFIRNILENNMAYEQPDTTQKALPKHDNVRGKEYYDQQKLQF; encoded by the coding sequence ATGAGTCAGATAAAACAATTGATCATTCTCAACAAGCAGGGCAAAGGGATCAAGACCATTGCCCGAATGCTTGGCATGAGCAAGAATACCGTAAAAGCCTACCTGGTCAAGCTGGAAAAGCTGCTGGGGCAGACAGGTACGAGCCTAACCATAGATGATCTGCTCGCCCTTGAAGAGCCGGAGATCCATTCCCGTTTCCATCCTGGCAACCCTTCCTATAAGGATCCCCGGTACGATCATTTTAAAATGCGTCTTGAATATTTTCGTAAAGAGCTGAAGCGTACCGGGGTTACCAGGGCACTTTTATGGGAAGAATACAGACAGTCCCATCCGGATGGTTACAGCTACTCACAGTTCTGCCATCACCTTGACCAGCATGATCTTGCCCGATCAAAACCAACTATGGTACTTGATCATCAGCCCGGGGAAAAGCTTTATATTGATTTTGCCGGCAAAACGATTGACTACATAGACCGGGAAACCGGAGAAGTCATTTCCTGCCAGTTTTTTGTGGCCTGCCTGCCCTGTTCGGACTATGCTTTTGCCATGGCCGTGCCCAGCCAGCGTATAGCTGATTTTCTCCATGCCCTGGCCTGCTGCCTGGAACATTTGGGCGGAGTCCCTTCCCTGCTGGTCCCTGACAACCTGAAGTCAGCAGTGAACAAGGCCGACAAGTACGAACCGGATATCAACCGGGCACTGGAAGACTTTGCCAATCATTACGGTACGGCTGTCCTGCCGGCAAGGGTCAGAAAGCCTCAGGACAAGGCCCTGGTCGAGAACCAGGTCAACATGCTCTACTCCAGAGTATATGCCAAGCTGAGGAACATGCAGTTCTTTGACCTTTATGCACTCAACCAGGCCATTAAAATGCGGATCAGGGCACATAACCAGACACGGATGCAGCGCAAGCCCTACTGCCGGGAAGAGAAGTTTTTGGCCGATGAAAAACCCCTGTTGGGAAAACTTCCCGAGGACCGGTTTGAGCTACGGTACCATGCCTTGCTGACTGTGGCAAAAAACAACCATGTTTACCTGGCAAGGGACAAGCAATATTACAGTGTCCCGTATACCCTTATTGGCAAGAAAGTGAAGGTAGTCTACACCAGGTCTATGTTCTATGTGTACCATGAAGGTAAAAAGGTAGCCGTCCATGCCAGAAGCACCAAGGGCGGCTATTCTACCGTTGAAGACCATCTGTGTTCCCAGCACAGGCATTACAGGGATAGGAGCCCTGAATACTACCGGGAGCTTGCCCGTAAAAAATCAGCAGTTCTTTATCAATATGTATCCTTGCTGTTTGAGCAGAACCGGTATCCCGAGCAGCTTTACAGAACCTGTGATGGCTTACTGGCCTTAAGCAGGAAGTCCGACCCGGATACCTTTGACAGGGCCTGCAAAATAGCCATGGATCACCAGGTCTATTCTTATGGGTTTATCAGGAACATCCTTGAAAACAACATGGCCTATGAACAGCCCGATACTACACAAAAAGCCCTGCCCAAACACGACAATGTCCGGGGCAAGGAATATTACGACCAACAGAAACTCCAATTTTAA
- a CDS encoding 6-bladed beta-propeller translates to MKRYFGAVLFFSVIIACSSPTEKYGNVGGDIRYVDISDSYATDSLVSMYDLVTIEEFVQLGDEEEFFLTGAKKIEEWGGKYILLDPNKQLVVAFDKEGRFVSPVGNKGEGPGYYRGATDFVIDRERGRIIIYSRGDQALLEFNQQLEFVRQVKLGFFAYDMSLLESGNLAFYLSMNGERDGGGNIWICDTEGKILEKRMEYPEGKKYYPFDYTGFLKNGYYTYPLSSRIYRLGENDKPDEQVMEIRIPGGIGEDEIFEHEKYLQQGYTDFVNQKAILNQFEIGLEGKELIFNYDFKYEGKRFVGTGFLNMSGQVFSHKNLKETLDGDWFSKAFFTVRHFPDFCQATNFFYSVSNNDILSRYLKKNKEEIDGIDTPLTGILKKVSSENNPVIIKFRLKEKYEAK, encoded by the coding sequence ATGAAAAGATACTTTGGAGCTGTTTTGTTTTTTTCAGTCATAATAGCCTGTTCATCCCCTACGGAAAAGTATGGAAATGTAGGTGGTGATATAAGGTACGTGGATATATCCGATTCTTACGCCACTGACAGTCTGGTTTCCATGTATGATCTGGTAACAATTGAGGAATTCGTACAATTAGGGGATGAAGAGGAGTTTTTTTTGACAGGGGCAAAAAAAATCGAAGAGTGGGGAGGCAAGTATATACTTCTCGACCCAAACAAGCAGTTGGTAGTGGCTTTTGATAAAGAAGGCAGGTTTGTCTCGCCCGTAGGCAACAAAGGCGAAGGCCCGGGCTATTACCGAGGTGCGACGGATTTTGTAATCGATAGGGAAAGGGGACGTATTATCATCTATTCCAGGGGCGACCAGGCCTTACTTGAATTTAATCAGCAGCTTGAATTTGTGCGACAGGTAAAACTGGGCTTTTTTGCCTATGACATGTCCCTTTTGGAATCGGGCAATCTGGCCTTTTATCTTAGCATGAATGGTGAGAGGGACGGAGGGGGCAATATATGGATATGTGATACCGAAGGAAAGATATTGGAAAAGCGAATGGAGTATCCTGAAGGGAAGAAGTATTATCCCTTTGATTACACGGGGTTTTTAAAGAACGGCTACTATACCTACCCGCTATCTTCCAGAATTTATCGGCTGGGGGAGAATGATAAACCTGATGAACAGGTTATGGAAATACGGATTCCGGGAGGAATTGGAGAGGATGAAATTTTTGAACATGAAAAGTACCTCCAACAAGGATACACTGATTTTGTAAATCAGAAAGCGATCTTAAACCAATTTGAAATAGGATTAGAGGGGAAGGAGTTAATTTTTAATTATGATTTTAAATATGAAGGAAAGAGGTTTGTAGGTACGGGATTTTTAAATATGTCAGGGCAGGTCTTTAGCCATAAAAACCTGAAAGAGACTTTAGATGGAGATTGGTTCTCAAAGGCTTTTTTTACAGTAAGACATTTTCCGGATTTCTGTCAAGCAACAAATTTTTTCTATTCAGTATCCAATAATGATATTCTGTCCAGGTATCTTAAAAAAAATAAAGAGGAGATTGACGGTATCGATACTCCGTTGACTGGAATTCTAAAAAAAGTTAGTTCAGAAAACAATCCTGTCATCATTAAATTCAGGCTTAAGGAGAAATATGAAGCCAAATAA
- a CDS encoding BF3164 family lipoprotein: protein MYIARLSFSLSILLISLLSCSHKKERFHKTFSFESISDVKSLKGVKYEFVELINPKKIELKNEFLIIGESRRIDDYNFPIHIIDKVKMRYFSGKGKIGFGPGEISDAYGIDVSGKDSMLWVYSALEKRFSKFNIYDQEQLSKYQIKQDENFFMATAMAWSSDSSVVCRMANDPNIFVEFKIDGTRLAGYGSWQNLEVGKDLNDFNKGQLNHGWFKGNRAKNIYVNAGYNRDHIEILHKRNGEIYTMDGPRNEIPKYQFVSGGKGRLNNVIIDEDNPKAYRDICIGANYIYGLYSGYTRKEILREGKYANDIFVFSFEGDIIDHYKTDISLSAFTVDDKSGKIYGITVDENPGIAVFNMPN, encoded by the coding sequence ATGTATATCGCCAGATTAAGCTTTAGTTTATCTATCCTCTTAATTTCTTTGTTGTCATGTTCACATAAAAAAGAGAGGTTTCATAAGACATTTTCTTTTGAATCAATATCAGATGTGAAATCCTTGAAAGGGGTTAAGTACGAATTTGTTGAACTGATAAACCCCAAAAAGATAGAGTTAAAAAATGAATTCCTAATAATAGGAGAAAGTAGAAGAATTGATGATTATAATTTTCCGATACACATTATTGATAAAGTAAAAATGAGGTATTTTTCAGGAAAAGGAAAAATAGGGTTTGGGCCTGGAGAAATATCAGATGCCTATGGAATTGATGTAAGTGGGAAAGACAGTATGCTGTGGGTATATTCAGCACTTGAAAAGCGATTTTCTAAGTTTAATATATATGATCAAGAGCAACTTTCGAAGTATCAGATTAAACAAGACGAGAACTTTTTTATGGCTACGGCAATGGCATGGAGTTCAGATAGTTCTGTGGTATGTCGGATGGCCAATGATCCAAACATATTTGTAGAGTTTAAAATAGATGGGACAAGGTTAGCAGGTTATGGGTCTTGGCAGAATTTAGAAGTTGGTAAGGATCTAAACGATTTTAATAAGGGACAACTAAATCATGGTTGGTTCAAAGGAAATAGAGCAAAGAATATTTATGTCAACGCTGGATATAATCGTGACCATATTGAAATTCTTCATAAAAGAAATGGAGAAATATATACCATGGATGGCCCTAGAAATGAGATTCCTAAATATCAGTTTGTTTCTGGAGGAAAAGGAAGATTAAACAACGTAATTATAGATGAAGATAACCCAAAAGCCTACAGGGATATCTGTATTGGAGCCAATTATATTTATGGGTTATATTCTGGGTATACTAGAAAAGAAATATTGCGTGAAGGTAAATATGCCAATGATATCTTTGTGTTTAGTTTTGAAGGAGATATAATAGATCATTACAAAACTGACATATCTTTAAGTGCTTTTACTGTCGATGATAAATCAGGGAAAATTTATGGAATTACTGTGGATGAAAATCCAGGTATTGCTGTTTTTAATATGCCTAATTAA
- a CDS encoding 6-bladed beta-propeller, translating to MTKSVLFLGAFVCFFSCGGSKEIKDDVILSPDYKELKIAEGLNEFESSFEAIFEEVSFIPIDLTDSLYLASIDKMEIGKDRMFLLDKKLSQLVICGLDGNLERKVGKLGFGPSEFQEISDFVLDGDGKHVKIFSNDDMSFYTFLTKSGAFLEKNRINAYGEGFEKVANDQYLFYLNHNISDKSGAYNILLLDKEGNVIKRFFPFDPDKSNMMVTYSGFLKNSGGHVFFSPPFHNEIFRYDSNLMEFQKVLQLDINSKYINENQDDFQKIANTRVIVEDLTTRFLGESVFKNDDFIVFTYHYRAQRRIGVYNLKQQALKCFAKSVEDPIFKLAGKPLYIDSNNNVYFEVSTDQVNTVKDNAPKLYSSLTPETKSMFESNGESISYYLLKAKLRDL from the coding sequence ATGACTAAATCAGTCTTGTTTCTAGGAGCTTTTGTTTGCTTTTTTAGTTGTGGAGGTAGTAAAGAGATTAAAGATGATGTAATATTATCACCAGATTATAAGGAGTTGAAAATTGCGGAAGGATTGAATGAATTCGAAAGCAGTTTCGAAGCTATTTTTGAGGAAGTTTCATTTATACCTATTGATTTAACGGATTCCCTGTACCTGGCCTCCATTGACAAGATGGAAATTGGCAAAGACAGGATGTTTTTACTGGATAAAAAACTCTCCCAGTTGGTAATATGTGGATTGGATGGCAATTTGGAAAGGAAGGTCGGTAAATTGGGGTTTGGCCCTTCGGAATTTCAGGAGATAAGTGATTTTGTTTTAGACGGGGATGGAAAGCATGTAAAGATATTTTCCAATGATGATATGTCCTTTTATACTTTTTTGACAAAGAGCGGGGCTTTTCTTGAAAAGAACAGGATAAACGCTTACGGGGAAGGTTTTGAAAAGGTAGCGAATGATCAGTATCTGTTTTATCTAAATCATAATATAAGTGATAAAAGCGGGGCATATAATATTCTGTTACTGGATAAGGAAGGAAATGTGATCAAAAGATTTTTTCCATTTGATCCCGATAAATCAAATATGATGGTAACATATTCAGGTTTTTTGAAAAATAGTGGCGGACATGTGTTTTTCTCACCGCCTTTCCATAATGAAATATTTCGATATGATTCGAATTTGATGGAATTCCAAAAAGTGCTCCAATTGGATATCAATAGCAAGTATATAAATGAAAACCAAGATGATTTCCAAAAGATAGCCAATACAAGGGTCATAGTGGAAGACCTGACCACCAGGTTTTTGGGGGAATCAGTTTTTAAAAACGATGATTTTATAGTGTTTACCTACCACTATAGGGCTCAGAGGAGGATAGGAGTATATAATTTAAAGCAACAGGCATTAAAATGTTTTGCCAAATCGGTGGAGGACCCGATATTTAAATTGGCAGGAAAACCTTTATATATTGATAGTAACAATAATGTTTATTTTGAGGTGTCCACAGATCAGGTAAATACTGTAAAGGATAATGCACCTAAACTGTACAGTTCCTTGACTCCTGAAACAAAAAGCATGTTTGAGTCAAATGGGGAGAGTATAAGCTACTATTTATTGAAAGCAAAACTAAGAGATTTGTGA